The following are from one region of the Hyphomicrobium album genome:
- a CDS encoding class I SAM-dependent methyltransferase, whose product MSANGSLGQGAQCPVCGESKHRSVADVIDDRYGCPDLFQLVRCEGCGHLMTAPRLAEGQLGQLYSTYYPRKEVSTPSLVEEADAVQRAGAKWRRWLEGTDNQGQYLAKPNDTVLDIGAGSCLSLLEAQNLGAKAYGIEADPSVRRIADELGLNVHIGSLHDDPFPGIKFDLIVLNQVIEHIPEPHLALDVLKSRLKPNGRIVLAFPNQNSLSRRLFGTRWIHWHIPFHLHHFDLAHFRRLADRLEFDVIGHRTVTPNIWTILQILTLRHKPRRGVPSPLWISRSVREGAIGDGTTGAKVLSGTGRGAGLKKIVRTALTWSIAFWNRAIDLAGQGDSILIELRTRGRT is encoded by the coding sequence ATGTCGGCGAACGGAAGTCTGGGACAGGGCGCGCAGTGTCCCGTCTGCGGGGAGTCCAAGCATCGCTCTGTTGCGGACGTGATTGACGACCGCTACGGCTGCCCGGACCTCTTCCAGCTCGTACGCTGCGAAGGCTGCGGCCACCTCATGACCGCACCCCGCCTCGCGGAGGGACAGCTCGGCCAACTCTACAGCACGTACTATCCTCGCAAGGAGGTGAGCACGCCGAGCCTTGTTGAAGAGGCTGATGCGGTGCAGCGCGCCGGCGCCAAATGGCGCCGGTGGCTGGAGGGCACCGACAATCAGGGACAATACCTAGCCAAGCCGAACGATACTGTGCTGGACATCGGTGCCGGTAGCTGTCTATCGCTGCTCGAAGCCCAGAACCTGGGCGCCAAGGCCTACGGTATTGAAGCTGATCCGAGCGTCCGTCGCATTGCCGACGAGTTGGGGCTCAACGTCCACATCGGCAGCCTGCACGACGACCCCTTCCCGGGGATCAAGTTCGACCTGATCGTGCTCAATCAGGTTATCGAGCACATACCCGAGCCGCATCTCGCACTCGACGTGCTCAAGTCCAGGTTGAAGCCGAACGGTCGCATCGTTCTCGCCTTCCCAAACCAAAATTCGTTGTCGCGCCGCCTTTTCGGAACGCGCTGGATCCACTGGCACATCCCATTTCATTTGCATCACTTCGACCTCGCACACTTCCGTCGCCTGGCCGATAGGCTTGAGTTCGACGTCATCGGCCATCGCACGGTCACGCCCAATATCTGGACCATCCTTCAAATACTCACCTTGCGCCATAAGCCGCGTCGCGGCGTCCCGAGCCCCCTCTGGATCAGCCGGTCGGTCCGCGAAGGCGCGATCGGCGACGGGACAACGGGCGCAAAGGTACTTTCCGGCACAGGTCGTGGAGCCGGCCTGAAAAAGATCGTGCGCACGGCGCTAACGTGGTCGATCGCATTTTGGAATCGCGCCATCGACCTGGCAGGTCAAGGCGACAGCATTCTGATCGAGTTGCGCACACGAGGACGCACGTGA
- a CDS encoding glycosyltransferase family 2 protein, protein MTVYVLVPVFNRLAMTQTVIGCLRRQVLDDPLSIVVIDDGSTDGTAEYFAAQPDVKVLSGDGNLWWGGSIDLGMRAVLREAGASDWVALVNNDTRFGPDFLQSLLDTARSAAPAATGSALCDEDAPETLLSIGPVFNSWYSKIQDKLAAPRPVDPQNPPHQVDALSGRGTLYPVAAIRAVHGMRPKVLPHYLADYELAARVRRAGYQLLVSERAITYSGNDYGNARRPKNLWRRYFSRSSPQFLPALICFWWSAAPIAWRQAPIERRGAT, encoded by the coding sequence GTGACGGTTTACGTCCTGGTTCCGGTGTTCAACCGACTGGCGATGACGCAAACCGTCATCGGCTGCCTGCGGCGTCAGGTGCTGGACGATCCTCTGAGTATCGTCGTGATCGACGACGGGTCCACGGACGGAACGGCCGAGTACTTCGCGGCTCAGCCCGACGTGAAAGTTCTCAGTGGCGATGGGAACCTGTGGTGGGGCGGTTCCATCGACTTGGGAATGCGCGCAGTTCTCAGGGAAGCAGGAGCCTCCGACTGGGTGGCGCTGGTCAACAACGATACGCGGTTCGGGCCTGACTTTCTCCAGAGCCTGCTCGACACCGCAAGGAGCGCTGCGCCAGCCGCCACCGGCAGCGCTCTATGCGATGAGGACGCTCCCGAAACGCTTCTCTCCATCGGACCCGTTTTCAACAGCTGGTATTCCAAGATTCAAGACAAGCTGGCCGCGCCACGCCCCGTCGATCCGCAAAACCCGCCGCATCAGGTCGATGCCCTGAGCGGTCGCGGCACGCTCTATCCGGTCGCAGCCATCAGGGCAGTGCACGGCATGCGCCCCAAGGTGCTCCCGCACTACCTGGCCGACTACGAGCTTGCTGCGCGCGTGCGCCGCGCGGGCTACCAGCTGCTCGTCAGTGAAAGGGCCATCACCTACTCCGGCAACGACTACGGCAACGCGCGCAGGCCGAAGAATCTCTGGCGCCGATACTTCTCTCGCAGCTCGCCGCAGTTTCTGCCGGCGCTCATTTGCTTCTGGTGGAGTGCCGCTCCGATCGCTTGGCGCCAGGCGCCCATCGAGCGCCGAGGTGCAACTTGA
- a CDS encoding CgeB family protein: MQRQDFQDQRDALLASCFGTSDFYSRHLQKLGWDAQDLIVNCVPLQVAWADENGVPYSKLAMQLPHRLFRVPMIGPWLAALPGLMEIAVAQLKTLKPDVLYCQDLSFFPPHALRELREHVRLIVGQIACPLPSNDFLRGYDLILTSFPHFVPRLRALGVASEYFRIGFDTRVLEELGSVEKTVPISFVGGISRHHTNAIPTLEYLARETPIQFYGYGVGALDRGSPIVARHHGEVWGLGMYRALARSRMTLNRHIGVAENNANNMRLYEATGVGTLLITDEKDNLGELFEPGKEVVAYTSKEEAAEVILHFLEHPREAEDIARAGQKRTLSEHTYEMRMIELNDILKRHMG, encoded by the coding sequence TTGCAGCGACAGGACTTCCAAGACCAGCGCGATGCGCTTCTGGCAAGCTGCTTTGGCACATCCGATTTCTACTCGCGCCATTTGCAAAAGCTCGGCTGGGACGCGCAGGACTTGATCGTCAACTGCGTTCCGTTGCAGGTCGCCTGGGCCGACGAGAACGGCGTGCCCTACAGCAAGCTCGCGATGCAGTTGCCGCACAGGCTATTCCGCGTTCCTATGATCGGCCCGTGGCTGGCGGCACTTCCGGGGTTGATGGAGATCGCCGTCGCCCAGCTGAAGACGCTTAAGCCCGACGTGCTCTACTGCCAGGATCTGAGCTTCTTCCCGCCGCATGCGCTGAGGGAGCTGCGCGAGCACGTCCGGCTGATCGTGGGTCAGATCGCCTGCCCCTTGCCTTCCAATGATTTCCTGCGCGGCTACGATCTGATCTTGACGTCGTTTCCCCATTTCGTCCCGCGCCTGCGCGCGCTCGGTGTGGCGTCGGAATACTTCCGTATTGGTTTCGATACTCGGGTGCTCGAGGAACTAGGCAGCGTCGAGAAGACCGTGCCGATAAGCTTTGTGGGAGGCATCAGCCGTCACCACACGAACGCCATTCCCACGCTCGAGTACCTGGCGCGTGAAACGCCCATCCAATTTTACGGCTATGGCGTCGGGGCATTGGACCGCGGATCGCCTATCGTTGCCCGACACCATGGCGAGGTCTGGGGGCTTGGAATGTACCGCGCCCTGGCGAGGAGCCGAATGACGCTGAACCGTCATATCGGCGTAGCCGAGAACAACGCCAACAACATGCGTCTCTATGAAGCCACGGGCGTTGGCACACTTCTCATCACCGACGAGAAGGACAATCTTGGCGAGCTGTTCGAGCCCGGCAAGGAGGTTGTCGCCTACACAAGCAAAGAAGAAGCAGCCGAGGTCATTCTCCACTTTCTCGAGCACCCACGTGAAGCCGAAGATATCGCGAGGGCCGGTCAGAAGCGTACGCTGTCGGAGCATACCTACGAAATGCGCATGATCGAACTGAACGACATCCTCAAGCGGCATATGGGGTAG
- a CDS encoding class I SAM-dependent methyltransferase, producing MLRHLVRQSSLGKFLARLKQKLMSAGVSTDYATLAPGELDDESARLRDAWKNEDIPQSQRQLVDRQLDAFRRGSRIDVFDVLIAALRSLPEMSSTSTVLEIGCSSGYYSEVLQIAGIPLEYSGCDYSPAFVDLAKRRYPDLNFNVEDSTMLSYPEEAFDVVVSGCCLLHIPEFGKAVEETGRVARRFAIFHRTPVVLGQPTTWYRKKAYGVETIEIHFNEDEFTALLEKSGLPIIGTHVLSNEVQGGVTSAVKTYVCEKRAR from the coding sequence ATGCTGCGGCATCTCGTCAGGCAAAGTTCGCTTGGCAAGTTCCTCGCTCGTTTGAAGCAGAAGCTCATGTCCGCGGGCGTCTCCACGGACTATGCGACGCTCGCGCCGGGGGAACTTGACGACGAATCAGCCCGCTTGCGCGACGCCTGGAAGAACGAAGATATTCCGCAAAGCCAGCGCCAGCTTGTCGACCGTCAGCTCGACGCCTTTCGCAGGGGAAGCCGCATCGATGTCTTCGACGTGCTCATCGCGGCCCTGAGAAGCCTGCCGGAGATGTCGAGCACCTCAACGGTTCTCGAGATAGGCTGCTCGAGTGGATACTACTCCGAAGTTCTGCAGATTGCGGGCATTCCATTGGAATATTCGGGTTGCGACTACTCTCCGGCCTTTGTCGACCTCGCCAAAAGGAGATATCCAGATCTCAACTTCAACGTGGAAGACTCAACGATGCTCAGCTATCCCGAAGAGGCCTTCGATGTCGTTGTCTCGGGTTGCTGCCTGCTGCACATTCCTGAGTTCGGGAAAGCGGTTGAGGAAACAGGACGTGTCGCGCGCCGCTTCGCGATCTTCCACCGAACGCCTGTCGTGCTGGGCCAGCCTACCACGTGGTATCGCAAGAAAGCCTACGGCGTCGAGACCATCGAGATCCACTTCAACGAGGACGAGTTCACCGCCTTGTTGGAGAAAAGCGGCCTGCCCATCATCGGCACACACGTTCTGAGCAATGAGGTTCAGGGTGGCGTGACGAGCGCAGTGAAGACCTACGTTTGCGAGAAGCGCGCCCGATGA
- a CDS encoding glycosyltransferase family protein, whose protein sequence is MTKHHFCTLFDSNYLLKGVAMIQSLQKFSPGAHVHVLCMDDDVRSVLTTLGIADLTLISLHDIENAALLVAKANRGPVEYCWTLSSSLPWYVLDTSPDIDFITYLDADLLFYSPLAPLFDEIGNASIAIIEHRFSERLKNREVNGRFCVEWVSFRRDAEGMACLSRWREQCIEWCYYRLEDGKMGDQKYLDEWPDRYASCHILQHPGAGIAPWNYSKYRFGKDAFGNIVVDEAPLIFYHFHQFQLLPGRKFDRLSKFYTLECKEPDDVYAAYESALTHTLQGVRAHFPTFNKGIKPRGLVSGRRFAQKFLPDPVKQFLRNYVRY, encoded by the coding sequence ATGACCAAGCACCACTTCTGCACTCTCTTCGACAGCAACTACCTGCTGAAGGGAGTTGCAATGATCCAAAGCCTGCAAAAATTCTCTCCCGGAGCGCACGTCCATGTGCTGTGCATGGATGATGATGTGCGATCCGTTCTTACAACGCTCGGTATCGCCGATCTGACCCTAATCTCCCTGCATGATATCGAGAATGCAGCCCTCCTCGTAGCAAAGGCAAATCGCGGCCCCGTGGAGTACTGCTGGACACTGTCTTCATCCCTGCCCTGGTACGTGCTGGACACCAGCCCGGACATCGATTTCATAACCTACCTCGACGCCGATCTCCTCTTCTACTCGCCTTTGGCCCCTCTCTTCGATGAAATCGGCAACGCGTCGATTGCGATCATCGAGCATCGCTTCAGTGAGCGGCTGAAGAATCGTGAGGTCAACGGCCGCTTCTGCGTGGAATGGGTTAGCTTCCGGCGCGACGCTGAGGGAATGGCGTGCCTGTCACGATGGCGCGAGCAATGCATTGAGTGGTGCTACTACCGTCTCGAGGACGGAAAGATGGGCGACCAAAAATATCTCGACGAGTGGCCCGATCGCTATGCCTCATGCCACATCCTGCAACACCCCGGTGCAGGTATCGCGCCGTGGAACTACTCCAAGTACCGCTTCGGGAAAGATGCGTTTGGCAACATCGTCGTCGATGAAGCGCCCCTGATCTTCTACCATTTTCACCAGTTTCAGCTGCTACCGGGTCGAAAGTTCGATAGGCTTTCGAAATTCTATACCTTGGAGTGCAAGGAGCCCGACGACGTTTACGCCGCGTACGAGTCGGCGCTTACGCACACCCTTCAAGGAGTGCGCGCGCATTTTCCCACGTTCAACAAGGGTATAAAGCCAAGGGGCCTCGTCAGCGGGCGCCGGTTCGCACAGAAGTTTCTGCCCGACCCTGTGAAGCAGTTTCTGCGCAACTACGTCCGGTACTGA
- a CDS encoding glycosyltransferase family 2 protein — protein sequence MKISIITVTRNSERTVADAVDSVNRQTYQNIDHVVIDGASSDATVDIVKRVGHRLSYLSSEPDTGIYDAMNKGLMHADGEIVAFLNSDDFYSSPDVVAVAVERMRQKSLDALFGDVEFVSPKNLSRVTRRYRSDKFTPNQLRFGIMPAHPALFMRRSIYTALNGFKTTYRIAGDFEFIVRAFAEDALKYEYLGRVLVRMRTGGISTGGLRSRLTTNSEILRALKENAIDASYLTLMLRYPAKAAELLARFA from the coding sequence ATGAAAATCAGCATTATTACGGTTACCCGCAATTCCGAACGGACAGTTGCCGACGCCGTGGATTCGGTGAATAGGCAAACATATCAAAATATCGACCATGTCGTGATCGACGGAGCCTCTTCTGACGCCACTGTAGATATCGTGAAACGCGTCGGTCATCGCCTAAGCTATCTAAGCAGCGAGCCGGACACGGGCATCTACGACGCGATGAACAAGGGCCTGATGCATGCCGACGGCGAGATCGTCGCATTCCTGAATTCCGACGATTTTTATAGCAGCCCGGACGTTGTCGCGGTGGCGGTCGAGCGAATGCGGCAGAAAAGTTTGGACGCGCTATTTGGCGATGTCGAGTTTGTGTCGCCTAAGAACCTGAGCCGCGTGACGCGCCGATACCGATCTGACAAGTTCACGCCGAACCAGCTTCGATTTGGAATTATGCCTGCTCATCCCGCTCTGTTTATGCGTAGGTCGATCTACACCGCGCTGAACGGCTTCAAGACGACTTATAGGATCGCCGGCGACTTCGAGTTCATCGTGCGGGCCTTCGCCGAGGACGCGCTCAAATACGAATACCTAGGACGCGTTCTCGTGAGAATGCGGACCGGCGGAATAAGCACGGGCGGTCTCCGCAGCAGACTTACAACCAACAGTGAAATACTGCGGGCGCTAAAGGAAAATGCAATCGACGCCAGCTATCTTACGCTGATGTTGCGTTACCCCGCCAAGGCGGCAGAGCTCCTTGCGCGCTTCGCCTGA